Proteins encoded in a region of the Amyelois transitella isolate CPQ chromosome 9, ilAmyTran1.1, whole genome shotgun sequence genome:
- the LOC106142792 gene encoding acanthoscurrin-2-like — MSSFTFLLLCIQACLIQQAFSQVYGLGGYGPSYGAVGVGEVDVSALNVESFGLGAGYGGLNNIGGLGLGAAGLNNVALGGYGLGGVGLGNVGLNGVGLGGVGLNGVGLGGVGLGGVGIGGVGLGGLSLAGYGGVGNGALGVNGELPVSGTTAVAGAVPVLGAVQFSGSVPAIGSVSISGNCGCGGTPYGTY, encoded by the exons ATGTCTTCTTTCACCTTCCTTTTGTTGTGCATCCAGGCTTGTCTCATCCAG CAAGCATTCAGCCAAGTATATGGTCTCGGTGGCTATGGGCCTTCGTACGGTGCAGTTGGTGTTGGGGAAGTGGACGTGTCTGCTCTTAATGTTGAGTCCTTCGGCCTCGGTGCCGGCTATGGCGGCCTGAACAACATTGGTGGGTTGGGCCTTGGCGCGGCGGGACTTAATAACGTAGCTCTTGGAGGCTACGGCCTTGGCGGTGTTGGACTTGGAAATGTTGGCCTTAACGGTGTAGGACTCGGTGGTGTTGGCCTCAACGGTGTTGGGCTCGGCGGTGTTGGCCTCGGCGGTGTTGGAATCGGCGGTGTTGGACTGGGAGGTCTATCGTTAGCTGGATACGGTGGTGTAGGTAATGGTGCTTTGGGAGTGAACGGAGAACTACCAGTGAGTGGTACCACAGCCGTCGCTGGGGCAGTACCAGTGTTGGGAGCTGTGCAGTTCAGTGGTAGTGTACCAGCCATCGGTTCCGTGTCCATTTCTGGTAACTGCGGTTGCGGTGGTACCCCTTATGGAACCTATTAA
- the LOC106142791 gene encoding chorion class B protein M2410-like produces the protein MAFKALLFVCAQALLAQCVFGQLGYTTLLSSPMPTVTGNSVVENNVVVNSGANNINNLGLASSGLASSGLALGAVNSGAVLNTVANPNYINVASISGGGVLPVTSYSPIAPSGLTVLSDNVIEGALLVSGELPFLSAVAFEGGLATAGSGAASCGCGDGSIGIVSENVGSGLGLGGLGGLAGVSNLGGLRGLGRGGLVL, from the exons ATGGCATTCAAAGCTCTCTTGTTTGTCTGCGCCCAGGCACTTCTAGCTCAG TGCGTCTTCGGTCAACTTGGATATACCACCCTGCTTTCTTCTCCAATGCCTACAGTCACCGGCAATTCTGTTGTAGAAAACAATGTCGTGGTGAACAGTGGTGCCAATAATATCAACAACCTCGGACTGGCTTCCAGTGGACTTGCTTCAAGTGGACTCGCCCTTGGAGCTGTAAACAGCGGTGCAGTACTTAACACTGTTGCAAATCCTAACTACATCAACGTCGCTTCTATATCTGGTGGAGGCGTTCTCCCTGTAACTTCTTACAGTCCCATTGCGCCTAGTGGTCTGACTGTTCTTTCAGATAATGTAATTGAAGGAGCTTTATTGGTCAGTGGTGAATTGCCATTCCTAAGTGCAGTCGCTTTCGAAGGAGGTCTTGCCACGGCTGGTTCTGGAGCAGCTTCTTGCGGTTGTGGCGATGGGAGCATAGGAATTGTAAGTGAGAATGTGGGATCTGGTCTTGGTCTTGGAGGTTTAGGAGGTCTCGCTGGTGTCAGCAATCTTGGTGGCCTCAGAGGTCTTGGCAGAGGTGGCCTTGTTTTGTAA